Proteins found in one Arthrobacter pascens genomic segment:
- a CDS encoding APH(3') family aminoglycoside O-phosphotransferase: MTQQQVKALRRRYSRHEWSPVSTGCSGALVYRLGGASDLYVKVARVTAHLDTGYHLAAESDRLGWLAKAGIPAPEVVEYDPSDDCAWLVTTAVPGRSAAEHWPADQRTYVIDALADVTLTLHGLPIDDCPYDRSLAVTVPAAEHAARLHLVDLERLDPAYEGWTPQQLLEDAHATVPTFEDLVVCHGDLCLPNVLLDPDTLAVTGLIDVGRLGRADRYADLALASRSITSTLNPQYGVLHADRYLTRYGADQVDTDRVTFYRLLDQFF; encoded by the coding sequence ATGACTCAGCAGCAGGTTAAGGCACTTCGGCGACGGTACTCCCGCCACGAGTGGAGTCCGGTCAGCACCGGCTGCTCTGGCGCGCTGGTTTACAGGCTGGGAGGAGCCAGCGACCTGTATGTGAAGGTAGCCCGCGTGACTGCACATCTCGACACTGGATATCATTTGGCCGCCGAGTCCGACCGGCTGGGCTGGCTTGCCAAGGCCGGAATTCCCGCCCCCGAGGTTGTCGAATACGACCCCTCCGACGACTGCGCTTGGTTGGTCACAACGGCCGTACCAGGGCGGTCGGCCGCTGAACACTGGCCGGCCGACCAGCGGACTTACGTGATAGACGCCCTGGCCGATGTCACCCTCACCCTGCACGGCCTACCGATCGATGACTGTCCTTACGACCGGAGTCTCGCCGTCACCGTGCCTGCCGCTGAGCACGCAGCCCGGCTGCATCTGGTTGATCTCGAACGGCTGGACCCCGCCTATGAGGGTTGGACACCGCAGCAGCTTCTCGAAGATGCTCACGCCACTGTGCCCACCTTCGAAGATCTAGTCGTCTGCCACGGGGATCTCTGCCTGCCGAACGTACTGCTCGACCCTGACACTCTCGCGGTTACAGGGCTCATCGACGTCGGCCGCCTTGGGCGCGCCGACCGTTACGCCGACCTCGCCCTAGCCTCCCGTAGTATCACCAGTACCCTGAACCCCCAGTACGGCGTTCTCCACGCCGATCGTTACCTCACCCGCTATGGCGCGGACCAGGTCGACACCGACCGAGTCACGTTCTATCGGCTCCTCGACCAGTTCTTCTGA
- a CDS encoding GAF and ANTAR domain-containing protein, producing the protein MADETHLLSPDLVIDHLQDLVLKTDDVKEMLDELAEFSAVTLADAANAFCSITLIQRKKPVTVASSAERASLLDETQYSAGDGPCLSAIRQQVVVHVPDLTHENRWPDYTAAALEAGVGSSLSVPLVLEGEAVAGLNLYSTRPHGFTGGDISMVETYSYHASKALRLAVRISQLAEARTNLMAALESRTTIDLATGAIMAQNRCSQERAFKILKIASSTRNVKLRDIAASVVASLCQDPTVRTHFDA; encoded by the coding sequence ATGGCCGACGAAACACATCTACTGTCCCCAGATCTCGTCATTGACCACTTGCAGGATCTTGTCCTGAAAACCGACGACGTGAAAGAGATGCTGGACGAACTTGCTGAATTCTCCGCCGTCACCTTGGCCGACGCGGCCAATGCCTTCTGCAGCATCACGCTGATTCAGCGAAAGAAACCAGTGACGGTGGCCAGCAGCGCGGAAAGGGCCAGCCTGTTGGATGAAACCCAATACAGTGCCGGCGACGGACCCTGCCTGTCAGCGATCCGCCAACAGGTCGTTGTGCATGTACCCGATTTGACCCACGAGAACCGCTGGCCCGACTACACTGCCGCCGCTCTGGAGGCAGGAGTAGGATCCAGCCTGTCCGTGCCACTGGTCCTTGAGGGGGAAGCGGTAGCCGGCCTCAACCTGTACTCCACCCGACCCCACGGCTTCACCGGTGGGGACATCAGCATGGTCGAAACTTACTCATATCATGCATCAAAAGCACTTCGCCTGGCCGTGCGGATCAGCCAGCTGGCCGAGGCAAGAACCAATCTCATGGCAGCCTTGGAATCCCGGACCACCATCGACCTGGCAACCGGCGCCATCATGGCGCAAAACCGCTGCAGCCAGGAGAGGGCGTTCAAGATCCTGAAAATCGCTTCCAGCACCCGAAACGTCAAACTCCGGGACATCGCCGCATCAGTGGTCGCCTCGCTTTGCCAGGACCCGACCGTCCGGACGCACTTCGACGCGTAA
- a CDS encoding DUF1961 family protein, translated as MGRARAGTDLLYSNPLAGPEDVADWVAEGPVNLARHDGGLELSGQLDDVQLGDHAHWTFWCPVEFPDCIRISWEFLPLAEPGLAMVFFSAAGHGGRDIFSPRLAPRTGYYPQYHSGDIDALHVSYFRHKHAEERAFRTCNLRKSAGFELVAQAADPLPPTEDALDFYSMELVKDGPRVKFSINGLPVLDWTDPAEHVLGRGYFGFRQMAPLRAAYRNLVVENL; from the coding sequence GTGGGAAGGGCGCGCGCGGGAACGGATTTGCTCTACAGCAACCCGCTTGCTGGACCGGAAGACGTGGCCGACTGGGTTGCGGAGGGTCCCGTGAATCTTGCTCGCCATGACGGCGGGCTGGAACTCTCGGGACAGCTGGACGACGTGCAGCTCGGAGACCACGCCCACTGGACCTTCTGGTGCCCCGTGGAGTTCCCGGACTGCATCCGGATCAGCTGGGAGTTCCTTCCCCTGGCCGAGCCGGGGCTGGCTATGGTTTTCTTTTCAGCAGCGGGACACGGTGGGCGGGACATCTTTTCACCCCGGCTAGCGCCTCGGACCGGCTACTACCCGCAGTACCACTCGGGAGATATCGATGCCCTCCACGTCTCGTATTTCCGGCACAAGCATGCGGAGGAGCGGGCCTTCCGGACGTGCAACCTGCGAAAGAGCGCCGGCTTTGAACTGGTGGCCCAGGCCGCTGATCCCCTGCCGCCCACGGAAGACGCCCTTGATTTCTACAGCATGGAACTGGTCAAGGACGGCCCGCGGGTGAAGTTCTCCATCAACGGGCTTCCGGTCCTCGACTGGACGGACCCCGCAGAGCATGTGCTGGGCCGGGGCTATTTCGGCTTCCGCCAGATGGCACCGCTCCGGGCCGCCTACCGGAACCTCGTGGTGGAGAACCTCTAG
- a CDS encoding MmcQ/YjbR family DNA-binding protein, which produces MKGTKLQERAAARTQELPGTELEHPFGEDWDVYKVRGKVFMLLTEVTGEPIVVLKASPADSKALQQSHEHITPGYHMNKKHWITLSEGKDIDPLLVDDLVTESYLLVVENLPKAQQPIGPSRFGQDRP; this is translated from the coding sequence TTGAAAGGAACGAAGCTGCAGGAGCGGGCAGCGGCCCGTACGCAGGAGCTGCCCGGCACGGAGCTGGAACACCCCTTCGGTGAGGACTGGGACGTGTACAAGGTGCGCGGGAAGGTCTTCATGCTGCTCACGGAAGTGACCGGAGAGCCGATCGTGGTGCTAAAGGCGTCCCCCGCAGACAGCAAAGCCTTGCAGCAATCGCACGAACACATCACCCCTGGCTACCACATGAACAAGAAACACTGGATCACACTGTCCGAGGGCAAGGACATAGACCCGCTCCTGGTTGATGATCTCGTGACTGAGTCGTACCTCCTGGTGGTGGAAAACCTTCCGAAGGCGCAGCAGCCAATCGGCCCAAGTCGGTTCGGGCAAGATCGTCCCTGA
- a CDS encoding GNAT family N-acetyltransferase, giving the protein MAIADDPVSVVADHGVAGVRESAAIWVHAKAYRDRNSNPATVEETMPGIRSRLDLDGAVLLLAQRSGSSVGFILFAPRERTLEIFYLGVAPEMWGRGIGRRLLLSAEDHARKIGQQALELWVINDNDRAIHVYERSGFVATEELKRDVKSGRLERRFLRPLS; this is encoded by the coding sequence TTGGCAATAGCTGATGATCCTGTTTCCGTGGTTGCTGACCATGGAGTTGCAGGCGTCAGGGAGTCGGCAGCGATTTGGGTACATGCAAAGGCATACCGTGACCGGAATTCAAATCCGGCCACGGTTGAAGAAACCATGCCGGGCATCCGGAGCCGCCTCGACCTTGATGGGGCGGTGCTGCTACTTGCTCAGCGCAGTGGCTCTTCTGTGGGCTTTATTCTGTTTGCACCCCGTGAGCGGACCCTGGAGATCTTCTATCTTGGTGTTGCCCCCGAGATGTGGGGCCGAGGCATTGGGAGGCGTTTGCTCCTCAGCGCCGAGGATCATGCGCGAAAGATTGGCCAGCAGGCCCTTGAACTGTGGGTCATTAATGATAATGACCGTGCTATCCATGTTTACGAGAGATCCGGTTTTGTCGCTACTGAAGAGCTGAAGCGGGACGTAAAATCAGGGCGCCTCGAACGACGTTTCCTCAGGCCTCTAAGCTAG
- a CDS encoding alpha/beta fold hydrolase, giving the protein MSWNWGGILAVFILIHGGGSTAWDWHLVRPLLEASGHDVIAIDLPIEDENAGLEDYAHAVTAAVGDVQHTIVVGHSLGGFTAPLVCDELQSDGLVYLAGMIPLPGETFGDWWTNTGHHRETIDPDPQAAFFNEVPEDLARLARDKERDQQGAWMARPWPGLRHPAVPTRAILCRDDRFFPASFMRRQVHQRLGVEPLEIPGGHYATLSNPEAVAAALNDFAQRIAETQGKMI; this is encoded by the coding sequence ATGTCTTGGAATTGGGGTGGGATTTTGGCGGTTTTCATACTGATTCATGGTGGCGGTTCCACCGCATGGGACTGGCATCTGGTCAGACCGCTGCTTGAGGCATCGGGGCATGACGTCATTGCGATCGACTTGCCCATCGAAGACGAGAATGCCGGGCTTGAGGACTACGCCCATGCAGTAACTGCAGCGGTGGGCGACGTTCAGCACACCATCGTGGTCGGCCACTCGCTAGGAGGCTTTACGGCGCCCTTGGTTTGCGACGAGCTCCAATCGGACGGACTGGTATATCTCGCAGGAATGATCCCACTACCGGGCGAAACATTCGGCGACTGGTGGACCAACACGGGTCATCATCGCGAAACCATAGATCCGGACCCCCAGGCGGCGTTTTTCAATGAAGTCCCTGAAGATTTGGCACGCCTGGCACGTGACAAGGAGCGCGACCAGCAAGGTGCATGGATGGCACGGCCCTGGCCTGGTCTGCGGCATCCGGCCGTCCCCACCAGAGCAATACTGTGCCGTGACGACCGGTTCTTTCCAGCGTCATTCATGAGACGCCAAGTACACCAGCGACTTGGAGTCGAACCGCTGGAAATTCCAGGGGGTCATTACGCCACCTTGAGCAATCCAGAAGCTGTAGCTGCGGCGCTGAACGACTTCGCCCAAAGGATCGCTGAGACGCAGGGCAAGATGATTTGA
- a CDS encoding carbohydrate ABC transporter permease — protein MKIHNTRGGRIFDAANYVFLALIGIITLLPFVYVFAGSFATEAEITRRAFFVWPEQFSLGSYEYIFSTPAFIRALVTTVLVTAVGTLVQLIFTVTMAYPLAKRNLRGRKLILSLVVFAMVFSGGMIPTFLLVKDLGLLNNYWALILPAAINPFSLIIIKNFFQELPAELEESAKMDGATEIGILWRILLPLSKPVLATFALFYAVGIWNDFMSPLLYLSDNSKWTLQMYLRQVTAASDLLGTGNADPAYIPPEQGIKFAVIVVATLPILIFYPFLQKHFAKGMLIGSVKG, from the coding sequence ATGAAAATCCACAACACCCGGGGCGGCCGAATCTTTGATGCCGCCAACTACGTGTTCCTGGCCCTGATCGGCATCATCACGCTGCTCCCGTTCGTCTATGTCTTTGCGGGATCGTTCGCCACCGAGGCAGAAATCACCCGGCGCGCGTTCTTCGTCTGGCCGGAGCAGTTCAGCCTGGGCTCCTACGAGTACATCTTCTCAACGCCCGCCTTCATCCGGGCGCTGGTCACCACGGTGCTGGTCACTGCGGTGGGAACCCTGGTTCAGCTAATCTTCACCGTCACCATGGCCTACCCGCTTGCCAAACGGAACCTCCGCGGTCGCAAGCTGATCCTGAGCCTGGTGGTGTTCGCCATGGTCTTCTCCGGCGGCATGATCCCCACGTTCCTGCTGGTCAAGGACTTGGGGCTGCTCAATAACTACTGGGCCCTGATCCTGCCGGCGGCCATCAACCCGTTCAGCCTGATCATCATCAAGAACTTCTTCCAGGAACTGCCTGCAGAGCTGGAAGAGTCCGCCAAGATGGACGGCGCCACCGAAATCGGGATCCTCTGGCGGATCCTGCTGCCGCTGTCCAAGCCTGTGCTGGCAACGTTCGCTCTGTTCTACGCGGTGGGCATCTGGAACGACTTCATGTCACCGCTGCTCTACCTGAGCGACAACTCCAAATGGACGCTGCAGATGTACCTGCGCCAGGTGACGGCCGCCAGCGACCTGCTGGGCACCGGCAACGCGGACCCGGCCTACATCCCGCCGGAACAGGGGATCAAGTTCGCCGTGATTGTGGTGGCCACGCTGCCCATCCTGATTTTCTACCCGTTCCTGCAGAAGCACTTTGCCAAGGGCATGCTGATCGGCTCCGTCAAGGGCTGA
- a CDS encoding class I SAM-dependent methyltransferase yields the protein MAERYGAHRHGGVSSPNFVMEEPALLAELGDVAGLDVLDLGCGDAALGAMLLELGCTSYLGIDGSQEMVTRAEVTLQDPRGTVALQNMEELSLPARSIDLAVSRLAVHYLEDLDAVLRACHAALRPGGRLCFSVLHPVITSSDVQPSPGPQGSWTVDDYFLSGARERLWMGDTVTWFHRTTEQYVGAISGAGFNLTAMRECEPEPGRFGGDEAELARRRRVPMFLLLSARAT from the coding sequence GTGGCTGAGCGGTACGGAGCTCATCGCCACGGCGGAGTGTCCAGCCCGAACTTCGTCATGGAGGAGCCGGCGCTGCTTGCAGAGCTCGGAGACGTCGCAGGGCTGGATGTCCTGGACCTTGGCTGTGGAGACGCAGCACTGGGGGCAATGCTCCTTGAACTGGGATGCACCAGCTATCTGGGTATTGATGGTTCCCAGGAGATGGTCACGCGAGCCGAGGTAACACTCCAGGACCCTAGGGGGACAGTGGCCCTTCAGAATATGGAGGAGCTGTCGCTTCCTGCCAGGAGCATCGACCTCGCGGTTTCGCGGCTGGCCGTGCATTATCTTGAGGACCTGGACGCCGTTCTGCGTGCCTGCCATGCCGCACTGCGTCCCGGCGGGAGGCTGTGCTTCTCAGTCCTTCACCCCGTCATCACCTCATCGGATGTGCAGCCATCGCCAGGACCGCAGGGAAGTTGGACCGTTGATGACTACTTCCTGAGTGGAGCCCGGGAGCGCTTGTGGATGGGCGACACAGTGACCTGGTTCCACCGAACCACTGAACAGTATGTGGGTGCAATTAGTGGTGCAGGATTCAACCTGACAGCTATGCGCGAGTGCGAACCGGAACCCGGCCGATTCGGCGGAGACGAAGCCGAGTTGGCGCGCAGGAGGCGTGTTCCGATGTTCCTACTGCTGTCGGCCCGAGCAACCTGA
- a CDS encoding rhamnogalacturonan acetylesterase: MKILLAGDSTVANCPTYEYPMSGWGAHLPRHVYTWAAVHNFAKGGASTESFREEGLWGRLLETLEERDVVLIQFGHNDQKKVHLAARTGYAANLRTMVAEVRARGSVPVLCTSVERRHFLDGTGARAVLEETLEDYPEVVREIALELQLAVVDLNAWTRALYTKLGVEDSKSLFCHFGPGEHAYWPAGLADNTHFSQRGAALVADHVARQLALLGFGPAEPATAEDAMPGLSMPGRR, encoded by the coding sequence ATGAAAATCCTGCTCGCCGGAGATTCCACAGTGGCCAACTGTCCCACCTACGAATACCCCATGAGCGGCTGGGGTGCGCACCTGCCCAGGCATGTGTACACCTGGGCTGCCGTCCACAACTTCGCCAAGGGAGGAGCCAGCACAGAGTCCTTCCGCGAAGAAGGGCTCTGGGGCCGGCTCCTGGAGACTTTGGAGGAGCGGGACGTGGTGCTGATCCAGTTCGGGCACAACGACCAGAAGAAGGTCCACCTCGCCGCCCGGACCGGCTACGCCGCGAACCTGCGCACCATGGTGGCGGAAGTCCGGGCACGGGGCTCAGTCCCGGTGCTCTGTACTTCAGTGGAGCGCCGGCACTTCCTGGATGGAACCGGGGCGCGGGCTGTCCTGGAGGAGACCCTTGAGGACTACCCGGAAGTGGTCCGGGAAATCGCGCTCGAGCTGCAGCTGGCCGTCGTCGACCTTAACGCGTGGACGCGTGCCCTGTACACGAAACTCGGTGTTGAGGACTCCAAGTCGCTGTTCTGCCACTTCGGCCCGGGGGAGCATGCCTACTGGCCGGCCGGACTGGCTGACAACACGCACTTTTCCCAGCGCGGGGCCGCCTTGGTTGCCGACCACGTTGCTCGGCAGCTTGCGCTGTTGGGCTTCGGTCCGGCGGAACCCGCCACGGCTGAAGATGCAATGCCGGGACTCTCGATGCCGGGACGGCGCTAG
- a CDS encoding NADP-dependent oxidoreductase, producing MKAIQFDQFGGTDVLREVDVEVPHPGPGQVRVRVRAAGVNALDGKIRSGALLAVFPTALPVIPGFEVSGTVDAVGVGVTDVSVGDEVVGWSDTGAYAQYALATIVAPKPAELDWERAASLPVAGEAAERVLKLLGVEPGETLLVHGAAGAVGTIVVQLAAARGVHVIGTAGPGNQDYVASLGADATLYGGGLVERVRALAPDGVDAVLDVAGKGALEDSITLRGGTDRIVTLADFGAHQLGITFANGATERSAKRLAALAQDAAIGKLVTTVNAYPLTQAATAQQVSDTGHIRGKLVLTLA from the coding sequence ATGAAAGCTATCCAGTTTGACCAGTTCGGCGGAACCGATGTTCTGCGCGAGGTGGACGTCGAGGTCCCACACCCCGGTCCTGGGCAAGTGCGTGTCCGGGTCAGGGCGGCCGGAGTGAACGCGCTGGACGGGAAGATCCGCTCGGGCGCGCTGCTGGCCGTGTTCCCGACGGCACTGCCCGTAATTCCGGGCTTCGAGGTCTCCGGCACGGTGGACGCAGTGGGCGTCGGCGTGACGGATGTGAGCGTGGGGGACGAGGTCGTTGGGTGGTCGGATACCGGCGCCTACGCCCAGTACGCGCTGGCCACTATCGTCGCCCCCAAGCCGGCCGAACTTGACTGGGAACGCGCGGCATCGCTCCCTGTGGCGGGCGAGGCAGCCGAGCGGGTCTTGAAATTGCTCGGCGTTGAACCCGGGGAGACTTTGCTCGTCCACGGTGCCGCAGGAGCGGTCGGGACCATCGTGGTTCAACTCGCCGCTGCCCGCGGTGTGCATGTCATCGGCACCGCCGGCCCCGGCAACCAGGACTATGTCGCCTCACTCGGTGCCGACGCGACCTTGTACGGGGGTGGGCTGGTCGAGCGGGTGCGGGCTCTTGCTCCCGACGGTGTGGACGCGGTGCTCGACGTCGCAGGGAAGGGGGCGCTCGAGGACTCCATCACCCTGCGCGGTGGCACCGACCGGATTGTCACTCTCGCCGATTTCGGCGCTCACCAGCTCGGGATCACTTTTGCCAACGGTGCCACAGAGCGCTCGGCCAAGCGCCTGGCTGCGCTGGCGCAGGACGCAGCGATCGGAAAGCTCGTCACCACAGTCAACGCCTACCCCCTCACGCAGGCCGCCACGGCCCAGCAAGTCAGCGATACCGGGCACATCCGCGGCAAGCTCGTGCTCACCCTCGCCTGA
- a CDS encoding SDR family oxidoreductase — protein sequence MTTTPSTLPVLVVGATGSLGGKVVDELLKRGKSVRALVRSTTDASRLENKGVEIARGDMLDLDSLVAAMHGADAVITTAAGYTRGGKNAQDIDTVGNSNLAEAAHRTGIRRFVLTSILTSDQTPNVPHFWHKKVAEDKLEQLGVPFIALRPGAFIDQVASMGGNPVEKGRMMWPGKTSVPLTFVHTSDLAAYLAAAVDADAEDAERIDIGWDRPVSVLEVANLMADSAGKPIKVRAVPSAVTRSVGALAGRFWPIVQDMTAMFGWFETGRYVADPRRQEQLFGPPPTAEDAIARLTNELVKPNHHIGVPQ from the coding sequence ATGACCACCACCCCATCGACCCTCCCGGTCCTCGTCGTCGGGGCCACCGGCTCCCTCGGGGGCAAGGTCGTCGACGAACTGCTCAAACGCGGCAAGAGCGTTCGCGCTCTGGTCCGTTCAACTACCGACGCTAGCCGCCTGGAGAACAAGGGCGTCGAAATCGCCCGCGGCGACATGCTCGACCTCGACTCGCTCGTCGCCGCCATGCACGGGGCGGATGCCGTCATCACTACCGCCGCCGGATACACCCGCGGCGGCAAGAACGCGCAGGACATCGATACCGTCGGCAACTCCAACCTCGCCGAAGCGGCCCACCGGACCGGTATCCGGCGCTTCGTCCTGACCAGTATCCTGACCAGCGACCAGACACCCAACGTCCCCCACTTCTGGCACAAAAAGGTCGCCGAGGACAAGCTCGAACAGCTTGGAGTCCCGTTCATCGCCCTGCGTCCAGGGGCATTCATCGACCAGGTCGCAAGCATGGGCGGCAACCCGGTCGAAAAAGGCCGAATGATGTGGCCGGGCAAGACATCCGTCCCGCTGACCTTCGTCCACACCTCCGACCTCGCGGCATACCTAGCGGCAGCCGTCGACGCCGATGCCGAAGACGCTGAGCGCATCGACATCGGCTGGGACCGGCCGGTCAGCGTCCTCGAGGTGGCAAACCTTATGGCTGACAGCGCTGGGAAACCGATCAAGGTCCGCGCAGTTCCGTCTGCCGTCACCCGCTCCGTAGGCGCCCTCGCCGGGCGTTTCTGGCCCATAGTGCAGGACATGACGGCGATGTTCGGCTGGTTCGAGACCGGCCGATACGTCGCCGACCCCCGCCGACAGGAGCAGTTGTTCGGGCCCCCTCCCACGGCCGAGGACGCCATCGCCCGCCTCACCAACGAATTGGTCAAACCTAACCACCACATAGGCGTGCCCCAATAA
- a CDS encoding LacI family DNA-binding transcriptional regulator, translating to MNRSASIKDVANHASVAVGTVSNVLNYPDRVSQRTKERVLRAIEELGFIRNDAARQLRAGQSRTIGLIVLDVGNPFFTSVVRAAEDAAALHGSAVLLGDSGHNAGREANYIDLFQEQRVQGLLISPVGDVTERLDQLRERGVPTVLVDRLADESQYSSVSVDDDAGGYLAARHLLDTRRRRLAFVGGPTSIRQVADRLQGARRAVKEEEDATLEVLDSDGQTVLAGRSVGNMLVERGRTELPDGIFCANDLLALGVMQSLTMTHTLRIPEDIALIGYDDIDFAVSAVVPLSSIRQPTEAIGRTAIELLTEEVEAENPKHRAVIFTPELVVRQSTGRA from the coding sequence ATGAATCGTTCAGCCAGCATTAAGGACGTCGCCAACCACGCCAGCGTGGCCGTGGGCACGGTGTCCAACGTCCTGAACTACCCGGACAGGGTGTCCCAGCGGACCAAGGAGCGCGTGCTGCGGGCCATCGAGGAGCTGGGTTTCATCCGCAACGATGCTGCCCGTCAGTTGCGCGCGGGCCAAAGCCGGACCATCGGCCTGATTGTCCTGGATGTGGGGAACCCGTTCTTCACCTCGGTGGTGCGTGCCGCCGAGGACGCCGCTGCGCTCCATGGCAGCGCCGTGCTCCTCGGAGACAGCGGGCACAACGCCGGCCGCGAAGCCAACTACATCGATCTGTTCCAGGAGCAGCGCGTGCAGGGCCTGCTCATCTCCCCCGTCGGCGACGTCACCGAGCGGCTCGACCAGCTCCGCGAACGAGGTGTTCCCACTGTCCTGGTGGACCGGCTCGCTGATGAGAGCCAGTACAGTTCCGTATCCGTTGACGACGACGCCGGCGGTTACCTGGCGGCCCGGCACCTGCTGGACACCAGGCGCCGTCGGCTCGCCTTTGTGGGCGGCCCCACGTCCATCCGGCAGGTGGCAGACCGCCTGCAGGGCGCCCGGCGTGCCGTGAAGGAGGAAGAAGACGCCACGTTGGAGGTGCTGGATTCGGACGGGCAGACCGTCCTGGCTGGCCGGAGCGTGGGCAACATGCTGGTGGAACGTGGCCGCACAGAACTCCCGGATGGCATCTTCTGCGCCAACGACCTCCTGGCCCTGGGTGTCATGCAGTCGCTCACCATGACGCATACGCTCAGAATCCCCGAGGACATCGCGCTGATTGGCTACGACGACATCGACTTTGCCGTCTCTGCCGTGGTGCCGCTTTCCTCGATCCGTCAGCCCACCGAGGCTATTGGACGGACCGCCATTGAGCTGCTGACGGAAGAAGTGGAAGCGGAGAACCCCAAGCACCGGGCCGTGATCTTCACTCCGGAGCTGGTGGTGCGCCAGAGCACCGGGCGAGCCTAG
- a CDS encoding class I SAM-dependent methyltransferase: protein MTVHGNTQQAWESASQKHIHEYNELLDEAKYARLLPLEEAVLRDIVVDADVVHPMSGHGIDDVALIHLGAGSVTGVDYSPTAASAAQRRADELGVDCRYVTATLPASGLIDNSADLVYTGKGALIWVDDLEAWLTEMRRLLRPGGHLFIYEAHPLTPLWSWDRDKVEVRSDRGYFARSHVNDSFPAGGAVEYQRTFAETIMTITGAGFEILHLEEHPEPFWRPDGMDAAAWNGQVPNAFSLLARHRG, encoded by the coding sequence ATGACCGTTCACGGCAACACGCAGCAGGCGTGGGAATCAGCGTCGCAGAAGCACATCCACGAGTACAACGAGCTGCTCGACGAGGCGAAGTACGCCCGTCTGCTCCCCCTCGAGGAAGCCGTCCTCCGCGACATCGTCGTCGACGCCGACGTGGTGCACCCGATGAGCGGCCACGGCATCGACGACGTCGCGCTGATACACCTTGGCGCCGGCAGCGTCACCGGTGTCGACTACAGCCCCACGGCCGCATCCGCAGCGCAGCGCCGGGCAGACGAACTAGGCGTCGACTGCAGGTATGTGACCGCGACGCTGCCTGCGAGTGGACTCATCGATAATTCGGCCGACCTCGTCTACACCGGCAAGGGTGCGCTGATCTGGGTCGACGATCTGGAGGCATGGCTGACCGAGATGCGCCGCCTGTTGCGCCCAGGAGGCCACCTCTTCATCTACGAAGCGCACCCCCTGACGCCACTGTGGAGTTGGGACCGCGACAAGGTCGAGGTTCGGAGTGACCGTGGGTACTTCGCCCGAAGCCATGTCAATGATTCATTTCCTGCAGGCGGTGCTGTCGAGTACCAGCGAACATTCGCCGAGACGATCATGACGATCACCGGTGCGGGCTTCGAGATCCTGCACCTCGAGGAGCACCCCGAACCGTTCTGGCGGCCCGACGGCATGGACGCAGCCGCTTGGAACGGCCAGGTCCCGAATGCGTTCAGCCTGCTCGCACGGCACAGAGGCTGA
- a CDS encoding MarR family winged helix-turn-helix transcriptional regulator gives MPTPKLHIPTTFDQGPVSYSIFQLARAHRGYAAGLLRQLDLHPGQELVLMHLFDREGQTQSELLASVGLDHSTLSKTLRRMQDAGLLIRQPAEHDRRVLVVHLTEKGRAMREPITSMWRTLEETTTRNLSPQQAESMMNAADAIVNAINTRTTTDRTESETS, from the coding sequence ATGCCGACCCCAAAACTGCACATCCCCACTACCTTCGACCAAGGTCCAGTGAGCTACTCGATCTTCCAACTTGCCCGCGCCCACCGGGGCTACGCCGCCGGCCTGCTCCGACAACTGGATCTGCATCCCGGACAAGAACTGGTGCTCATGCACCTCTTCGACCGGGAGGGCCAGACCCAGTCCGAGCTGCTCGCCAGCGTCGGACTCGACCACTCCACCCTCTCCAAGACCCTGCGCCGCATGCAAGACGCCGGCCTTCTTATCCGCCAGCCTGCCGAACACGACCGGCGCGTGCTCGTCGTCCATCTCACCGAGAAGGGCCGAGCCATGCGTGAGCCGATCACCTCCATGTGGCGGACCTTGGAAGAGACCACGACGCGGAATCTGTCACCACAGCAGGCGGAGTCCATGATGAACGCCGCTGACGCCATCGTTAACGCAATCAACACCCGGACCACAACGGACCGGACGGAAAGTGAGACCTCATGA